One window of the Capnocytophaga haemolytica genome contains the following:
- a CDS encoding SPOR domain-containing protein: MTQKGLITGILLLFFAAVGYSQVTYNQGANIAEAMELKKEVARNESAYQVQIYNGNITEANKAILDVKSKLKQYPASLSFETPNYKVRVGSFRTRLEAEKNLPTIKRLYPAAFVVAIK, encoded by the coding sequence ATGACACAGAAAGGATTGATAACAGGTATACTACTCCTCTTTTTTGCTGCGGTAGGCTATTCGCAGGTGACGTATAACCAAGGGGCAAATATTGCAGAGGCAATGGAGCTCAAGAAGGAAGTGGCTCGCAATGAAAGTGCTTACCAAGTGCAGATCTACAATGGCAATATTACGGAGGCAAATAAGGCTATCCTCGATGTTAAGAGCAAACTCAAGCAATATCCCGCGAGTCTATCGTTTGAGACACCTAACTACAAGGTGCGTGTAGGGAGCTTCCGCACACGTTTAGAAGCGGAGAAGAACCTTCCCACTATTAAGAGACTTTACCCAGCGGCTTTTGTAGTGGCAATAAAGTGA